From the genome of Acidobacteriota bacterium, one region includes:
- a CDS encoding ParA family protein, which produces MIIAVTNQKGGVGKTTTTINICSALAFMGKKVLLVDLDPQAHSTISCVNDPKVLEKSLYEVLMDKNEKIESATTASNIPGLEVAISRIAMAKIEPSLIGEFDGHFRLKDKLEPIRKKYDFIFIDTPPTLGLITLNALVAAESVLIPIQSSYLCMEGTDDLLETIDKVRRIANPNLHILGVLITLHDKRTNLGKDVVDRIKNVFQDKLIKVFISKSVKLEESPAFKESIFTFAPDSIGAIQYMKAAEEILRRAEK; this is translated from the coding sequence TTGATCATCGCTGTCACAAATCAAAAAGGCGGAGTTGGAAAAACCACAACAACAATCAATATCTGTTCAGCCCTGGCTTTTATGGGTAAAAAAGTTTTGCTTGTCGATTTGGATCCCCAAGCCCACAGCACAATATCCTGCGTCAATGATCCGAAAGTTTTGGAGAAATCTCTTTACGAAGTTCTTATGGATAAAAACGAAAAAATTGAGTCGGCAACGACTGCCTCCAATATCCCCGGACTCGAAGTGGCCATCTCTCGCATCGCCATGGCCAAAATCGAACCATCGCTTATTGGCGAATTTGATGGTCATTTTCGACTCAAGGACAAGTTGGAACCCATCCGGAAAAAATATGATTTCATTTTTATTGATACTCCACCGACCCTCGGATTAATTACACTGAACGCACTTGTCGCCGCCGAAAGCGTTTTGATTCCCATTCAATCTTCTTATCTGTGCATGGAGGGGACAGACGATCTTCTGGAGACAATCGATAAAGTTCGACGAATAGCCAATCCCAATCTCCACATTCTCGGTGTTTTAATCACACTTCATGATAAGAGAACGAACCTCGGCAAGGATGTCGTTGATCGGATAAAAAATGTTTTTCAAGACAAGCTCATCAAAGTCTTCATATCCAAAAGCGTTAAGCTCGAGGAAAGTCCGGCCTTCAAGGAATCCATTTTCACATTTGCTCCGGATTCCATCGGGGCCATCCAATATATGAAAGCCGCCGAGGAGATATTACGCCGTGCAGAAAAGTAA
- a CDS encoding homocysteine S-methyltransferase family protein, which yields MTSPILELAARRVVLLDGAMGTQLFQKGLSPGDPPELWNAERPDEIRSVHAAYFEAGADAVLTNSFGGTPIKLASHGLQDRAEELNRAAAEIAVSVRPSGRFVGGSLGPTGRFLAPQGECTESQLEETYALQAQALAEGGVDFLLIETQYDLREALCALRAARKTGCPVFTTLTFNSFPRGYFTIMGDAVAASLSALEKAGAAAVGANCTLDSKDMAALVAEMRAATPLPLIAQANSGQPQIGDAGVTYAQSVEDYVAHVPRMAAAGANIIGGCCGTDPDTIRRMAEILGRSCHD from the coding sequence ATGACCTCACCCATTCTCGAACTTGCCGCCCGAAGAGTTGTCCTCCTTGACGGCGCCATGGGCACCCAGCTTTTTCAGAAAGGGCTTTCGCCCGGCGATCCGCCCGAACTGTGGAACGCCGAACGTCCCGATGAAATCCGCAGCGTTCACGCCGCCTATTTCGAGGCCGGAGCGGATGCCGTCCTGACCAACAGCTTCGGCGGCACGCCGATCAAACTGGCCTCTCACGGTCTGCAGGACCGGGCCGAGGAGCTCAACCGCGCCGCCGCGGAAATCGCCGTCTCGGTCCGTCCCAGCGGTCGATTCGTCGGTGGGAGCCTGGGTCCGACGGGCCGATTTCTGGCCCCTCAAGGCGAGTGCACGGAATCCCAGCTTGAAGAAACGTATGCCCTCCAGGCCCAAGCCCTCGCGGAAGGCGGCGTGGATTTTCTGCTCATCGAAACCCAGTACGATCTCCGGGAGGCTCTCTGCGCTCTCCGGGCGGCCCGGAAGACCGGATGTCCCGTGTTCACGACCTTGACGTTCAACAGCTTTCCCCGGGGCTATTTCACAATCATGGGCGACGCCGTCGCGGCGAGTTTGTCCGCTCTTGAAAAGGCGGGCGCGGCCGCCGTCGGCGCCAACTGCACGTTGGACAGCAAGGATATGGCCGCTCTTGTCGCCGAGATGCGGGCGGCCACTCCGCTTCCTCTGATTGCCCAAGCGAATTCGGGACAGCCGCAGATCGGAGACGCCGGGGTCACCTATGCGCAGAGTGTCGAAGATTATGTCGCCCACGTTCCCCGAATGGCCGCGGCCGGCGCGAACATCATCGGCGGATGCTGCGGCACGGATCCGGACACCATCCGGAGGATGGCGGAAATTCTAGGGAGGAGTTGTCATGACTGA
- a CDS encoding ASKHA domain-containing protein, protein MSDKKITVTISPERIRWAAKQGDRMSGIIQSAGIDLRSECGGKGTCGQCRIRVISGDPGHPSEGEARLLARHGDEPGRRLACIFRPAGDVEIQVPETSRTERPAGAAVTETGSVSDIAPAVSKIRIEAPDSSLSSPLSLQEILAAAIGRKNLRIALRTLRDLPGKSLKDAKGLTAVFYGPDDVIGLEPGDTTGSTYGIAVDVGTTTIAVELVDLNTGKIIGRKMALNPQAAYGADLLSRITRAVEDPADRERLRRSVLEILNELIRELVGAVPGDPAIYDCVIAGNTAMNHLLLGVPVDTLGFSPFHAVFRSLPPLEAGDVGLTSCPPARVLIVPNIKSFIGGDVAAGLSASEFDRRPGTWLFIDLGTNGEIVLKKGRRMFAASTAAGPAFEGMSISCGMMAVPGAVHRVEWKDGRFLCETLGNGPAAGVCGTGLIDTLAVALENGLLGRDGRIARADKILPLGSGPVLTQTDVRELQLAVAALKTGIRLLLRSARVVLDDLDGILVAGAFGASMNIRNAMTLGLVPSIDPEKVMFLGNASLAGARKLLLQASERKRLASSVGKILHLSLGSGGLFQDVFVESLAFRPFTGDEL, encoded by the coding sequence ATGAGCGACAAAAAGATCACCGTCACCATCAGCCCGGAAAGGATTCGGTGGGCGGCGAAGCAAGGCGATCGAATGTCCGGCATCATCCAAAGCGCCGGGATCGATCTCCGGTCCGAGTGCGGAGGAAAAGGAACCTGCGGGCAGTGCCGGATTCGGGTGATCTCGGGCGATCCCGGGCATCCGAGCGAAGGCGAGGCCCGTCTTCTCGCCCGTCATGGGGACGAACCCGGCCGCCGCCTGGCCTGCATCTTTCGGCCGGCGGGAGATGTCGAGATCCAGGTTCCCGAGACATCCCGGACGGAACGGCCTGCGGGGGCCGCTGTGACCGAAACAGGGTCCGTCTCGGATATCGCTCCCGCGGTGTCAAAGATCCGGATCGAGGCTCCGGATTCCTCGCTCTCCTCTCCCCTCTCGCTCCAGGAAATCCTGGCTGCGGCAATAGGGCGCAAAAACCTGCGGATCGCCCTCCGAACCCTGCGTGATCTCCCGGGAAAATCCCTAAAAGACGCGAAGGGGCTGACGGCCGTTTTCTACGGTCCGGACGATGTCATCGGCCTTGAACCCGGAGACACGACGGGCTCGACTTACGGAATCGCCGTGGATGTCGGTACGACGACCATCGCCGTCGAACTCGTCGATCTCAACACGGGAAAAATCATTGGGCGGAAAATGGCGCTCAACCCCCAGGCCGCCTACGGAGCCGATCTTCTCTCACGAATTACGCGGGCCGTCGAGGATCCGGCCGACCGCGAAAGACTGAGAAGATCCGTATTGGAGATCCTGAACGAGCTGATTCGGGAACTTGTCGGAGCCGTTCCGGGCGACCCGGCGATTTATGATTGCGTCATCGCCGGAAACACGGCCATGAACCATCTCCTTCTGGGTGTTCCGGTGGATACCCTCGGGTTCTCACCCTTCCATGCCGTATTCCGATCGCTTCCTCCCCTCGAAGCCGGGGATGTCGGATTGACTTCGTGTCCTCCCGCCCGTGTTCTCATTGTTCCCAACATCAAAAGCTTCATCGGAGGCGATGTCGCGGCCGGGCTGTCCGCGTCGGAGTTCGACCGGCGCCCGGGAACATGGCTTTTTATCGACCTGGGAACCAACGGCGAAATTGTCCTGAAAAAAGGCCGCCGCATGTTCGCCGCGTCCACCGCTGCCGGGCCCGCTTTCGAGGGCATGAGCATCTCCTGCGGGATGATGGCCGTTCCCGGCGCCGTCCACAGGGTCGAATGGAAAGACGGTCGTTTCCTCTGCGAGACATTGGGAAACGGCCCCGCCGCGGGAGTGTGCGGCACCGGCTTGATCGACACCCTGGCCGTCGCCCTCGAAAACGGACTCCTCGGCCGGGACGGCCGGATCGCCCGGGCCGACAAAATCCTGCCTCTCGGTTCGGGCCCGGTCCTGACCCAGACGGACGTGAGAGAGCTTCAATTGGCCGTCGCCGCCTTGAAGACGGGAATCCGCCTGCTTCTTCGGAGCGCCCGTGTCGTCCTGGACGACCTCGACGGAATTCTCGTCGCCGGCGCCTTCGGCGCGTCAATGAACATTCGAAACGCCATGACGCTGGGGCTTGTGCCGTCCATCGATCCTGAAAAGGTGATGTTTCTCGGAAACGCCTCTCTTGCAGGGGCAAGAAAACTCCTTCTCCAAGCCTCCGAAAGAAAGCGCCTCGCGTCATCCGTCGGAAAAATCCTCCATCTGTCCCTGGGTTCGGGCGGCCTGTTCCAGGATGTGTTTGTGGAATCCCTGGCTTTCCGACCCTTCACAGGAGATGAATTATGA
- a CDS encoding ParB/RepB/Spo0J family partition protein, whose product MQKSKKSGLPEQFRMKHEGHYVDLISSRTAAPRIRMISVDRIDPNPHQARSELGNIQELMDSIRAKGVLEPILVRPKGDRFDIIAGERRYVASKNVGLNEVPCIEMNVDENEAVEIALIENLQRKDLNIFEEADGLNTLATLYSYNHQQISDKIGKARSSITEILSISRIPKHLREKISGSKFMSRSTVIEIAKQKTEADMEALVDEIIKRRLTREDTRDLSKMIKGKKSRKLKYYVYNYIPEDSDKYKLRIEFKQQTVTRTEIIQILENILNKLRSRG is encoded by the coding sequence GTGCAGAAAAGTAAAAAATCCGGTTTGCCGGAACAATTCCGCATGAAACACGAGGGGCACTACGTCGATCTCATATCTTCGCGAACAGCGGCGCCCAGGATTCGCATGATATCCGTCGACAGGATCGACCCGAATCCGCATCAGGCGAGAAGCGAGCTAGGAAACATCCAGGAGCTTATGGATTCCATCAGGGCGAAAGGCGTCCTTGAACCCATTCTTGTCCGTCCAAAAGGCGACCGTTTTGATATTATTGCCGGAGAACGCAGATATGTCGCCTCCAAAAACGTCGGGTTAAACGAAGTTCCCTGTATCGAAATGAATGTGGATGAAAACGAGGCAGTGGAAATCGCCTTGATAGAGAATCTACAGAGAAAAGACCTCAATATTTTCGAGGAAGCAGATGGTTTGAACACCCTGGCCACACTTTATAGCTATAATCATCAGCAAATTTCTGATAAAATCGGAAAAGCCAGGTCTTCCATAACGGAAATTTTGTCCATCTCAAGAATTCCCAAGCACCTGCGCGAAAAAATTTCCGGATCCAAATTCATGAGCCGCAGTACCGTCATCGAAATCGCCAAGCAGAAAACAGAAGCCGATATGGAAGCCCTGGTCGATGAAATCATCAAGAGACGCTTAACTCGTGAGGACACCCGTGATTTGTCGAAAATGATCAAGGGGAAGAAATCCAGGAAGCTTAAATATTACGTTTATAATTACATTCCTGAAGATTCGGATAAATATAAACTCCGAATCGAATTCAAGCAGCAAACCGTAACACGAACCGAAATCATCCAGATCCTGGAAAATATTCTTAACAAACTCAGATCGCGCGGCTGA
- a CDS encoding ExsB family transcriptional regulator — protein sequence MNPEEFIERQVAHIRRTVGHEGTAVNALSGGVDSSVVTLIGHRALGDRLKTVFIDNGLMREGEPERVAALFQTLGVHVNVIKARREFFEALKGLVDPEEKREAVTQAFYKDVFGRIVREGGARYLLQGTILTDVDETVAGIKRQHNVFEQLGIDPQDAFGYKIIEPLVELRKDGVRKVGKALGLPPELFQRIPFPGPALAARIIGEVTPERVETIRKATSIVEDILGGQKAFQYLAVLHEDRVTGIRDGRRDFGQQIEVRCWDSVDAREARPTALAFDILERLAREITSKVPGVVSVTYNITSKPPSTIEAI from the coding sequence ATGAACCCCGAAGAATTCATCGAACGTCAGGTGGCCCATATCCGCCGAACCGTGGGTCATGAGGGAACCGCCGTCAATGCCCTGTCAGGTGGCGTCGATTCGTCCGTCGTCACCCTGATCGGCCACAGGGCATTGGGAGATCGTTTGAAGACAGTATTCATTGATAACGGTCTCATGCGTGAGGGCGAACCGGAAAGGGTTGCGGCCCTGTTCCAAACTCTCGGAGTGCATGTGAATGTCATCAAGGCCCGAAGGGAATTTTTTGAAGCCCTCAAGGGCCTGGTCGATCCTGAAGAAAAGAGGGAAGCCGTCACCCAGGCATTCTATAAGGATGTTTTCGGCCGGATCGTCAGGGAAGGCGGAGCCCGCTACCTCCTTCAGGGAACGATTTTAACGGACGTCGACGAAACCGTCGCCGGAATCAAGCGGCAGCACAATGTGTTCGAGCAGCTCGGCATCGATCCACAGGATGCCTTCGGATACAAGATTATCGAGCCTCTCGTGGAGCTGCGAAAGGACGGTGTGCGCAAGGTCGGGAAAGCTCTGGGGTTGCCGCCCGAACTCTTCCAACGGATCCCGTTTCCCGGACCGGCATTGGCTGCGCGCATCATCGGAGAGGTTACGCCGGAACGCGTGGAAACAATCCGGAAGGCGACGTCGATCGTTGAAGATATCCTGGGCGGACAAAAAGCCTTTCAATATCTGGCGGTGCTCCATGAGGACCGTGTCACCGGAATTCGGGACGGACGGAGGGACTTCGGGCAGCAAATCGAAGTGCGCTGCTGGGACAGCGTGGACGCCCGGGAAGCCCGCCCGACCGCCTTGGCTTTCGACATTCTCGAACGGTTGGCACGGGAGATCACATCGAAGGTCCCAGGCGTCGTCAGCGTCACATACAACATCACTTCGAAACCACCGTCGACGATCGAAGCCATTTGA
- a CDS encoding corrinoid protein, with protein MTEEKLFDAMREAVVSGDKIRARTLAEEALGLGIDPARVMEKGYIPGIQKVGDLWEEGEYFLPELITSAACMKEAMEVLRPALLQGGRAASPEGAVVIGTVEGDIHDIGKNLVAAMLQANGFEVHDLGADVKLERFIAEAEEKKADIICLSALLTTTMLNQKRLIGLLADKGLRDRYGVLVGGAPVTRAWAEQIGADGFGANAPDAVRAAKTIATDVKKRREHAGRDIR; from the coding sequence ATGACTGAAGAAAAATTGTTCGACGCCATGCGGGAGGCCGTCGTGTCCGGAGACAAGATCCGGGCTCGGACTCTGGCCGAGGAGGCCCTGGGTCTCGGCATCGATCCCGCGAGGGTCATGGAGAAAGGCTATATCCCCGGCATTCAGAAAGTCGGCGATCTCTGGGAAGAGGGCGAGTATTTCCTGCCCGAACTCATCACGAGTGCCGCCTGCATGAAGGAGGCCATGGAGGTTTTGAGGCCGGCTCTTCTTCAAGGCGGCCGGGCGGCGTCGCCCGAGGGCGCCGTGGTCATCGGCACCGTCGAGGGCGACATCCACGATATCGGGAAAAATCTGGTCGCCGCGATGCTCCAGGCCAATGGCTTCGAAGTCCATGATCTCGGAGCCGATGTCAAGCTGGAACGCTTTATTGCCGAGGCCGAGGAGAAGAAAGCGGACATCATCTGTCTGTCCGCCCTGTTGACGACGACCATGCTCAACCAGAAGCGGCTGATCGGCCTTCTTGCGGACAAAGGCCTCCGCGACCGTTACGGCGTACTGGTCGGCGGAGCGCCCGTGACCCGGGCCTGGGCCGAACAGATCGGTGCCGACGGATTCGGTGCCAACGCCCCCGACGCCGTGCGCGCGGCAAAAACCATTGCAACCGATGTGAAAAAACGCCGTGAACACGCTGGGAGAGACATCCGATGA
- a CDS encoding TldD/PmbA family protein — MSYPRFFTADIPRRRFLELSLKGGAVLAVSPAMLSCVKAGRRPESLEVDKSVLDRVIRKALETGGDFADVYAEHRVTRKILMEESKFKSAVTGISRGAGVRVIAGDKTGFAYTDEITEEVLLRAAQTASAIARSGAATAAVPVKEEKRPSYITVKVPLGEVADEKRLDIMKRADDAALAFDSRIRMASIDYYDEIRGRVVANSEGLYLSDELPHIFFIVQTLGRDGAASHMGRERLSRHSGIEVFDEVTPEEVARACARESIAMLEAQDAPAGRMDVVMQNGWGGVLVHEAVGHPLEADNIARETGVFVGRMGQKVASDVFTMVDDGTLPNFRGTKNFDDEGTPMQRNVLIENGVLVKYMTDVLSAKQLGMERTGNGRRESFHYIPIPRMTNTFIEKGKDTPADILASTPSGLYVQSLSGGSVNPTTGVFNFTCREAYLIENGKKTVPVRGATLIGNCLDVIAGIDAVGDDLDFGPGICGKGQMAEVTAGQPTVRIRGINVGGSRARA; from the coding sequence ATGAGTTATCCACGATTTTTCACCGCGGACATCCCTCGCCGGAGGTTTCTCGAGCTCAGCCTCAAGGGCGGGGCGGTTTTGGCCGTGTCCCCCGCGATGCTGTCCTGCGTCAAGGCGGGCCGGCGTCCTGAGTCGCTCGAAGTCGACAAATCCGTTCTGGACCGGGTGATCCGGAAGGCTCTTGAAACGGGCGGCGATTTCGCCGACGTCTACGCCGAACATCGGGTTACACGCAAAATCCTGATGGAGGAATCGAAATTCAAGAGCGCCGTAACCGGCATCAGCCGCGGGGCCGGAGTCCGGGTCATCGCCGGAGACAAGACGGGATTCGCCTACACTGACGAAATCACCGAAGAGGTGCTTCTCCGCGCCGCGCAGACGGCCTCGGCCATCGCTCGAAGCGGCGCGGCAACCGCGGCGGTTCCCGTGAAGGAGGAGAAGCGGCCTTCCTATATTACGGTCAAGGTGCCCCTGGGAGAGGTGGCCGACGAAAAGCGGCTGGATATCATGAAGAGGGCCGATGACGCCGCCCTGGCCTTCGACTCCCGGATCCGGATGGCTTCCATCGATTATTACGACGAGATCCGCGGCCGCGTCGTCGCCAACAGCGAGGGGCTCTACCTCAGCGACGAACTGCCGCACATTTTCTTCATCGTTCAGACGCTCGGCCGGGACGGCGCGGCCTCGCACATGGGCCGGGAGCGCCTCAGCCGCCATTCGGGCATCGAGGTTTTCGACGAGGTCACCCCTGAGGAGGTGGCCCGGGCCTGCGCCCGCGAATCCATCGCCATGCTGGAGGCCCAGGATGCACCGGCCGGCCGCATGGACGTCGTGATGCAGAACGGCTGGGGAGGCGTGCTGGTTCACGAGGCCGTCGGCCATCCGCTCGAAGCCGACAACATCGCCCGGGAAACCGGAGTCTTTGTCGGCAGGATGGGACAAAAAGTCGCCTCCGACGTCTTCACCATGGTCGACGACGGCACTCTTCCCAACTTCCGCGGCACAAAGAATTTCGACGACGAGGGCACGCCCATGCAGAGGAACGTCCTCATCGAGAACGGCGTTCTGGTCAAGTACATGACCGACGTCCTTTCGGCCAAACAGCTCGGAATGGAACGGACGGGAAACGGCCGGCGGGAAAGTTTCCACTATATCCCGATTCCCCGGATGACCAACACCTTCATCGAAAAAGGGAAGGACACCCCGGCCGATATTCTGGCCTCGACGCCAAGCGGCCTTTACGTTCAGAGCCTGAGCGGAGGGAGCGTCAACCCGACGACGGGCGTTTTCAACTTCACCTGCCGGGAAGCCTACTTGATCGAGAACGGCAAAAAAACCGTTCCCGTCCGCGGCGCCACTCTGATCGGAAACTGTCTGGATGTCATCGCCGGCATCGACGCCGTGGGGGACGACCTGGACTTCGGACCGGGAATCTGCGGCAAAGGCCAGATGGCTGAAGTCACGGCCGGACAGCCCACCGTCCGGATCCGGGGCATCAATGTCGGCGGATCGCGGGCCCGGGCCTAG
- a CDS encoding TldD/PmbA family protein: protein MNIRETAERYVAECLKKGADAAEVYVESGRRLSVRIRNGAVETVQEAAGRGAGFRVFVKNAMAFAHSNDLSEKTCEKAIERAISFARITTPDPNNILPDDPGVGDAGPLYDPEIETIPLERKIDLALKAEETALKDARITLSGGANYGEGEGEIALANSHGLLKSYRATSCSFGVSVVAAKDDERSSGGESCGRRFFADLKTVPEVAERAAWKAWRMLGAKPVKTQRASVVFDADVAYALLGGILGAVNGERVLQGASFLAGKLDRKIGSGLMTLIDDGLRPKGPASAPFDGEGVPKRTRVIVEKGVLRGYLYNTIVAARAGVQSTGNASRGGFSSLPGIGPHNFYMEAGIHKPEDIVRATRRGLLVTEVTGYGINPVNGHFSGGVAGFWIENGKIVHPVRGLTAAGSAEEMLNGIDMVGNDLDLNRGLTAPTFRIRELQIGGV from the coding sequence ATGAACATCAGGGAAACGGCTGAACGATATGTCGCGGAGTGTCTGAAAAAAGGCGCCGACGCGGCCGAGGTCTATGTCGAATCGGGACGGCGGTTGAGCGTCCGCATCCGGAACGGCGCCGTTGAAACCGTGCAGGAAGCGGCCGGCCGGGGCGCCGGATTCCGCGTCTTCGTCAAAAACGCCATGGCCTTCGCCCATTCGAACGATCTTTCCGAAAAAACCTGCGAAAAGGCCATCGAGCGTGCCATCTCCTTCGCCCGGATCACAACACCCGATCCGAACAACATTCTCCCCGACGATCCCGGTGTCGGCGATGCCGGCCCCCTCTACGATCCCGAGATCGAGACCATCCCCCTGGAAAGGAAAATCGATCTGGCCCTCAAGGCCGAGGAGACGGCCCTGAAAGACGCCCGCATCACGCTGAGCGGTGGAGCCAATTATGGGGAAGGGGAGGGAGAGATCGCCCTGGCCAACTCCCACGGCCTTCTTAAAAGTTATCGGGCAACGAGCTGTTCCTTCGGCGTGTCCGTTGTGGCCGCCAAGGACGACGAACGGTCCTCGGGAGGCGAATCCTGCGGCCGCCGGTTCTTTGCCGATCTCAAAACCGTACCGGAGGTGGCTGAGCGGGCGGCCTGGAAAGCCTGGCGGATGCTCGGCGCCAAGCCGGTCAAAACCCAGAGAGCGTCCGTTGTCTTTGATGCCGACGTCGCTTACGCCCTTCTCGGGGGGATTCTCGGCGCCGTCAACGGCGAACGCGTTCTCCAGGGGGCGAGTTTTCTGGCCGGAAAACTCGACCGGAAAATCGGCTCGGGACTGATGACCCTGATCGACGACGGCCTCCGCCCCAAAGGCCCTGCGAGCGCCCCCTTCGACGGCGAGGGAGTCCCCAAACGCACCCGGGTCATCGTCGAAAAGGGCGTTCTCCGCGGCTATCTGTACAACACCATCGTCGCCGCACGGGCCGGTGTTCAAAGCACGGGAAACGCCTCCCGGGGCGGTTTTTCCAGCCTGCCCGGCATCGGACCCCATAATTTTTATATGGAAGCCGGAATCCATAAGCCTGAAGACATCGTTCGGGCCACCCGGCGCGGCCTTCTGGTCACGGAAGTGACGGGCTACGGCATCAATCCCGTGAACGGCCATTTCAGCGGCGGCGTGGCCGGATTCTGGATCGAAAACGGCAAAATCGTCCACCCGGTCCGAGGATTGACCGCAGCCGGAAGCGCTGAGGAAATGCTCAACGGCATCGATATGGTCGGAAACGATCTCGATCTCAACCGGGGACTGACCGCCCCGACCTTCCGGATCCGGGAGCTCCAGATCGGCGGCGTCTAA
- a CDS encoding M20/M25/M40 family metallo-hydrolase yields MGTDDIMRGSAPEGAPLGLCPDGFVVMTAKSHVLDRMFDQTGLSWRTHLSRSLRERKPRSLNANGLIVEMAAYPQWEDRTAPNVLGVLPGKDSVLKDEIILIGGHLDHLGVDHDGTIYNGADDNAASVGVILEIVRVLQARGFEPARTLVFAAWAAEELGLRGSRFYVENPVYPLDKTAVYINLDMVGTGSDALVVGGMWEFSGMFDRVTSRMSTRFRDKFVPRFDYRGSDHTSFLNAGVKALSLRTGAILTRGLDDEHPEYHRPGDVASTIDPDLLAFVAAYHIEMLEYLAETRDDLFRPEDRIEYLHKTSFVADMHCDTIGRFLDGEDLGRDNPSGHIDIPKLREGAVDLQVFACFVAPPDSDAAEAQGVIRGFAQVDAVHRLIEQNTDDLHLILSPEDLRHLRGVRKTGVLIAVEGGYAIAGDLALLRSFHRSGVRLMTLTHWLGTGWADASGDPEPVHGGLTDFGREVVREMNRLGMIIDVSHAHDETFWDVIRETRAPIVASHSCSRALSDHHRNLSDDMLKALAENGGVIGINFLPDFLNVENARRLDTLRTDLLRKYGLPEDRRILEAADPGTVAFFREEFDRESGILRKNLPAVNVGTVVDHIDHIVKVTGSADHVGLGSDFDGISSTPQGLEHIGRIAAVTAELHRRGYTENDIRKILGGNFLHIFQKVSSLKE; encoded by the coding sequence GTGGGGACCGACGACATCATGAGAGGTTCGGCGCCTGAGGGCGCACCGCTCGGCCTCTGTCCGGACGGATTCGTCGTCATGACGGCAAAGTCCCATGTTCTCGACCGGATGTTCGATCAAACGGGCCTGAGCTGGCGGACGCATCTCAGCCGGTCGTTGCGCGAACGGAAGCCCCGGTCCCTGAACGCGAACGGATTGATTGTCGAGATGGCGGCCTATCCCCAGTGGGAAGACAGAACGGCGCCGAACGTCCTCGGGGTTCTGCCGGGAAAGGATTCGGTCCTGAAGGACGAAATCATCCTGATCGGCGGCCATCTCGACCATCTCGGCGTCGATCATGACGGAACGATCTACAACGGAGCCGACGACAATGCCGCTTCGGTGGGCGTCATTCTGGAAATCGTCCGGGTTCTTCAGGCCCGGGGTTTCGAGCCCGCGAGAACCCTGGTCTTTGCGGCCTGGGCGGCCGAGGAACTGGGCCTGCGGGGATCCCGCTTTTATGTCGAAAATCCGGTCTATCCTCTGGATAAAACAGCTGTTTACATCAATCTGGACATGGTCGGCACAGGAAGCGACGCCCTGGTCGTCGGCGGGATGTGGGAGTTTTCCGGAATGTTCGATCGGGTGACATCCCGGATGTCGACACGCTTCAGAGACAAGTTCGTTCCCCGCTTCGACTATCGGGGATCCGACCACACATCCTTTCTGAATGCCGGCGTGAAGGCCCTCAGTTTGAGGACCGGCGCTATCCTGACACGGGGGTTGGACGATGAGCATCCCGAATACCATCGTCCGGGGGACGTCGCTTCCACGATCGATCCCGACCTTCTGGCCTTCGTCGCCGCTTACCACATCGAGATGCTGGAATATTTGGCCGAAACCCGGGACGATCTTTTTCGTCCTGAAGATCGCATCGAATATCTCCATAAGACAAGTTTCGTCGCCGACATGCACTGCGACACGATCGGCCGCTTTTTGGACGGGGAAGATTTGGGCCGGGATAACCCGTCCGGACATATCGACATCCCCAAACTCCGGGAGGGCGCCGTTGACCTTCAAGTCTTTGCCTGTTTTGTCGCCCCCCCGGACAGTGATGCGGCCGAGGCGCAAGGCGTCATCAGGGGATTCGCCCAGGTCGATGCGGTTCACCGCCTTATCGAACAGAACACGGACGACCTCCATCTGATCCTGTCTCCCGAGGATCTCCGGCATCTTCGGGGCGTGAGGAAAACGGGCGTTCTGATCGCCGTCGAAGGAGGCTATGCCATCGCCGGAGATTTGGCCTTGCTTCGGTCGTTTCACCGTTCCGGAGTCCGCCTGATGACACTGACACACTGGTTGGGGACGGGGTGGGCCGACGCCTCGGGCGACCCCGAGCCCGTTCACGGCGGTTTGACGGACTTCGGCCGCGAGGTCGTCCGGGAAATGAACCGCCTGGGGATGATCATCGACGTCTCGCATGCCCATGATGAAACATTTTGGGATGTCATCCGCGAGACACGGGCACCGATCGTCGCCTCCCATTCCTGCTCTCGCGCTTTATCCGACCACCATCGCAATCTGTCCGACGACATGCTCAAGGCTCTGGCCGAAAACGGGGGAGTCATCGGCATCAATTTCCTGCCGGATTTCCTGAACGTCGAAAACGCCCGCCGCCTGGACACGCTGCGTACGGATCTCCTCCGGAAATACGGCTTGCCGGAAGACCGGAGGATTCTCGAAGCTGCCGATCCCGGAACGGTCGCCTTCTTCCGGGAGGAATTCGATCGCGAAAGCGGAATCTTGCGGAAGAATCTTCCGGCGGTCAATGTCGGAACAGTTGTCGACCACATCGATCATATCGTCAAGGTCACGGGAAGCGCCGACCATGTCGGACTGGGCTCGGATTTCGACGGAATCAGCAGCACGCCACAAGGGCTCGAGCATATCGGCCGGATCGCCGCCGTGACCGCGGAACTCCATCGCCGTGGCTACACCGAAAACGACATCCGGAAAATCCTCGGCGGAAATTTCCTGCACATCTTCCAGAAGGTGTCGTCTTTGAAGGAATGA